The sequence gattcctgccatggggctaggacgatccgcgtgtgtggccaacaccgcttcccacgctaaagtgaccactctgagacagatggcccgtgatatctacgtcacaggaaaggacgtcacaggaaaggagagagctgattggcttcactattgaagcgaaattccgtcaccgaactgtgaaggaagaccattgtttaactctctaatgaacgcatgtgaatacaggagaccgctttactaatcttcaagcatccactgttcccaaatcagccagctagagaagctccagtcaaccAGAGAACCTCCGGGATTGTAGCACACTTCGTAATGattaattcaaggatacaaaGCATTGGTATTTGCTCCTTGGTATTTGGTGTCTTTGGTCTAGAGTCAAGCTACCACACggttatttgctagcgccaaggtgccaatagcactccgcacagcgggggagccgcagaaactgcggttttccataatacgcttctgaattggctcagttcgtaatgGTTAGCCAGGGTTTGTTGTCTGAAGTATTGATCGCTACACAATAGTTTTTGCCATGTCTCTTACATCAAACTCCGTCCTAATATTTTACATGTTGCTCGATACAAATCCTTTGTTTGATTGTAAGACTCTTCAAGTTCATACTATGTTAGCCGATTGTGTTTCAGTGTGCCTAACATTCAATCTCGATCTCTTTGTTAGCCAGGGTTTGTTGTCTGAAGTAACTCAAATCGCTATACAATAGTTTTTGCCATGTCTCTTACATCAAAATCTGTCATAATATTTTACATATTGCTTGATACGATTCCTTTGTTTGATTGTAAGTAAGACTTTTCAAGTTCATGCTATGGTAGCCGATTGTGTTTCAGTGTGCCCAGCATTCAATCTGGATCTCTTCGTTAGCCAGGGTTTGCTGTCTGAAGTAACTCAAATCGCTACACAATAGTTTTTGCCATGTCTTATTTTACAACATATTCTGAACATGTAACAAAGGTACATACACTGTCTTGTTTACTGCAGTTTGATATAATTCGTGTGTAACGATATACCTGATATGTAGATTGTAACTAGTTAACTTAGTGGCTTCATTTGTTTATCATTCTTCGAATTGACCTTGTCAATCCTCTTGTGGAAGGGGAGGCAtgttatgaacccactaagaCACATGTAAGACCATTATTTAGTAATTGTAACCCCCTATCATGAGAGTGGAATAGTCTAAGGCAGCCTCGTTCTGAGAAAGACCCATGCTGGCATTCTATGTGTTGGAATCCTGGGGGGTCAGGAATAAACCATGTAGCTCCACAATCTCTGTCTTGGCTCCCTGTATCTGTGTCCAATGACCTCAACATCGGTCCATAACAGCAACTACAGCAAAATATTGTCAACTAAGCCTCTTTGAGGACGTGAAGTACAAGTAGAAGTAGTCAGTTCCACAGCTGTAGAAGTTAACAATCTTGACAGTCTTTGCAAATAGCTCTAGCATTGTGTACTGTCTAGTACAAGTCAATGGTATGTCAAGATAAACAAAGATGTGATGATTTTGCAGACATAGAAAATTAATGGGGTACCTTTTTTGTCCTGTTGGAAAGAAATGCCACCACTCCATTGGTGTATGGATACCACATGAACTTAAAATGTTCATTCTCGTCCAGGTGTTTGTCTAAATTACTCAGCATCtggaaaagaaatacaaaacattgataaaatCATGCCGGCaagtgaaaaataaaatcaacatcTCATCCGATAAAATGCTTTCACACACAATTGTTTTTCGGGTAAGAGTCAATTTAACGTTACActaatctggcaaaacaatgaCCCATCATAATCATTTTGCTTCCTGTTACAAGCCGATACTATTGATCACCCTTGTCAGTGATGATATACAATCAAGTTATATTTCTTCtctagtcctgttgatacaaaaatattgcaatcATAAAAGACCACCCACGGCGTTGAGACCGGTGGCGTTTTTtggtgtgcttgtttgtttatttgtttccttGTGTGTTTTTGGTTATTTGAATGCAGTAGAGTAAATGATTTCTACATGCTATTAtaactgacaggaagttaggatgaaggtcccagaataggttatctcatttcctgttttcagcaagaaattcacaataatgactAAAAAAAGAAACTCACAAAAATCGACAcatttcacagaggtatgagatcttagATGAATTGTTACCTTATCGAGTGAGCAGCTGAACTGAACACTGTGTAGATTGAAGGCGGGTTCACACTGGATCTTGACTGTGAGGATGATTCCCAGGGAGCCCAGACTCACCAGCGCTGTAAGGAACACGTCTCTGTTCTCCTCACGAGACAGCCTCAGCACTTCTCCTGAAGCTGTCATCATCGTCATCTCTAGAACCTACATACAGGATGGGAGAGTTGACATCTAAATTTAATTATATATCTTAACCTACAAGGGTACCAGCACAAAGTGCAATGCTACATCTATATATACAACCAATCATCCCTAACTGGTGCTCAGCTTAAACTTAAGTCTTACAGATTTTTGTTGACAAATCTAAAAGGGGTATCAAAAAATCTGATAATCATAGTACAAAAAAGTTGGTTCAAGATGTGGGAAAAAGGCAAATTTGATGTCAATGTGAATACTACTATTCGATAGTATGGCAGAGTCCAACAAAATATGTTGTAATAAAACTATAAAAAGAACATAAAATACCTTTTAAACAGTAACTTTTGTGGACAATATCTTTCCCAGGGTATATATCAGAGAACATTTTTCACATACATCTAACTGTTATAGCAGTTtttgttacacacacacaaaaaagacttACATGTGTGGCAAAGATGCCAAATGTCTTGCCTGTGCCATGGGTTCCAGTGGAGATGACCCCTGCAGCAGAGATCTCTGACACTGCACCCTGACTAAAGAAGGAAGAGAAGTTTAGTACTACATGTCCTGTGAAAATTTTTAATTCATAGCAAATCTTACAGTCTAAAATAGCATGACATATAAAAATCATGATGTTTGGAAATTATCATTCTGTGAATATAATAGCTGTTAacgaaattgaaaatgaaatattaacATTTCTAAAAACATCACCTCCTGTCCTAATTCTGAACAGAATGTTTTAAAATGACATATGTATATCCTTACTTGGAAATGgccatgttgtattttggtagCACTTCCTCATTCAACTCCTTGAGCAGGATTCCTGACTGGACTGTCACTACACAGTTCTCCTCATCGACCTACAGGACAGAGATGGAAACTGGTTCAGAAAGTTGTCGTGCAACAAAATGTGACTGTGTTGATTAGCATATCTCATCCAAGGCTGTTACCTACCAGCAACTCTAGGTATGCTACAACTGAAAGACATTCAAACAGATATCTTTGTTCCCTGCTGACTTATGATTAATCAATACAGGTCTTAGGTCTGGGGAAAAAAGTTGTTCCTGTATTTCAATGTACTTGACCAAACCTATCGAAAACCTGCAAACCCTATTGCTAGCCCTTTCTGGGGGTTGACAACTGGTAAGGGATGTAAAAGTTTTTTTCAGGACCATATAattgaaaacacaacattgatttttctCAGCCTTATGAGTATAAAGTTTGCAAATGTTTTTTAAGTTTTTGTTCCTTTGATTTAGAGTTAGGGGAGGTGTTTCTTTACACTGACTGCCAAAAGTTGGTGACCAAAGATCAACCTGAATGTAAAGGTCCTTGATGTTAACATGTTTGCATACTTTATGTCAAAGTTACCTTCAACATCAATACTAGTGACAACACTATAATGTTACAATACAAAAGGGTACATCAGCCTTTGTGTAATGATTTTTGTCTTGAATGACAACAGGATACCATGTTTGCTGTAACAAGCAGATCTCACATGCATGGTTGATTTAATTCTATCAAAAGTCTGCTGAAACAGACAGGATTAGTATGAACTAGTATGCAAGAGAAGGGGGTCaactgaggaggaggaggaagagtaTACCTTTGAGGAGAGAGAAGAAGAATATCAACACAGCTGAGAAAATGGGAGTTCTTACAATTAATGAACTAAAAACTTTATTGGATATGCTTGAGGGAAGAGGATCTAGGTAGTTATTGGAGTCATTACTCCTCTAACGCtctaagaagaaaaagaagaagaagtatgaaGTTGACACATACCTCCAACACCTGTTTGTACTTGGCCAGACTGATCATGTAGTCTGTGGTACAGGCTATGTCTGACGGGGAGTGTCCGAACCCACACACCTTCACATGCTTACTGTCACGTCTGGCTTTGTCCAGGATCTTGGATTACAAAgattgtaatttttcattttgtgtaagaaataaattcatttatctatatttGATCTGATTGGTTAGTTCCCATCCATGAATAgttccatcaggttggtaagtcattaaataaaattaaaaagactctttgtacacaagcaAGTGATTTATTTaaccaacgttttggtgaccatctgtcaccttccacaggacaattctgactggttcacatagcactgcagtacaggtgtcgctgcttatataAGTTATAGTTTCTTATAACAACTTGGGCAGGGCTTACTTTCTAGACAAATTAAGatataaatttcaatttttaaaaattcactaAAATCGAGACGGCAAGAGCAAATGATGTACAGTGTTTCTATTTCTTTCCTTAacaatgtttctttttgagctcagACCATGGATAGAGTAGTTGCTTGTTCCTAACATAACCTTACCTGTCTTATTTCCTCTGTAGTAGTGGGCTCGAAGAACAGCTCTGGCTCACAGGAGAATGTCTTGGCCCAGTTGGTGAACTTTCTTCCTGTCTGCCCTGTCATCTAAAAACATGAGAAGAAAGACTGTGTTACAATCAACAATTTTTCTCTCACTGGTTCCTGCTAATAAGTATCAGCATGGGGGATCTAACAGCACTTAACAGTAAATTCAGTAGAGCCGGCAACAGTTAAGGATGATTCACATAAGTGCAGTATGCTAAATTCATGAACTTGGCTGCCAACACCCACACAACCGGATGCTGTGACATTTGGGCAATCTGGCATTTGACCAAGCAATATAAACAATTTGCCTAATTACAATGGTTCAAGATTACAAATGCTGTGCTACAGAGAATTAAGGGACTAATTACCGTCACGAGTAATTCAGGGACAATGTTACGTTAGAGCGAGCTGGCTTAAACGGTGCGTTAAAATAGCTCGCTATGCCTCACAGTCACAGCTTTTGAAAGGCATACATTCCAGTTCAAGTGTCAACCACACCCACCCATGTTAAAGCTtcttttgtgtatttgtgtactAATGCAAGCAATGAGCTTTTACACAGAGCATAAATAAATGTTTACTTTACAATTTAACTTTCTGCCAACTCAAGTCATCATGCAGACAAAATGTTGAGTAGCAGTCATCAAGAACTGTCTGTCGACCAGTTAAAGTAATTCAACTTTTTTCTAATTCAATGTCTGCTGATAATGCCCCATTTTTTGTCACTGAAAAATAATACTGTCCCActgaaccaaccaaccacattAGACGTTAGAGGAGTACCGTTAGTTACATAATTTTAATCATTCAGCATTGTGACTGCAACTAACAGTTAGAAGAAtcacatttgtacatgcatttaGGATACTTGATAATAATGACTTCTCACGATCGATATCTATATTAGGATTTATCGTTATTGTGTGTGGAAGgttaaaacaatgtttatttttgctgtgtcatgcacacacgcacaaacgcCGTTTTACGTAACCACATGCATGTCAAATGCTGCATGCATGCTTCGTGATGAGTTGACCCACTAAACCAAGGAGGGAATATTTAAATGGGTCAGACAAATCATCACATGGTACCACTCTTACGTAAACGTAAATTTATAACAAAAAGCATAATTCACAATTATACAGCAGGTATGTGAATAAACATCCTTCAACTCTGTCTTGaatcttttcaaaacatttcaaaatcaaattttcaaaatcatttcccCCTCAGTGACCCAGCTTATGGTTTGTCCTCGTCCTCGTCGGTTCACGTTTTCATAACGTCCGCGACCGGTGTAATTAAGCATGCTGATCATGCGTTCCTACCCCCAACATGAGCAACAAATCATCGTAAATATCGACACGAAAGCTAGAAGACTCGATCTGGCTTGTTTAAATGTAGCTATCTGTCTTTAAACGTGTGAAACGCTGTCAAATCTAACGCTACTCACCACACCGTCTGCATCTCCCGCCATGATGGCACTTGAATGAGCGTGGAAAGAAGGGGGCGTGGCTGATTAACAGCTGACCCGGTTATCTGATGTGCTATTGGTCGAAATAGCCTGACCCGATTACATGGCTCGAATGTAACCAATGGGAAAATAAGTACGTTCATTTGTTAGGGGGGTTTCAATCATTATTGCAGGAGGGGACATTTATGTAATATCGTTGTGTCGCTGCCTTTATGCAAGGACTTTATGTCCTTTACGTAATTATGCTCGCACAGAATGTGTGCAGGTGActcaactttggtcagctttctCGACTTACAACATGTCTGTTCTCTTagcaagagttcagagacctcatacccttatgaaatattttaaacATGTAGAtcttacatatttacataagCTATGCATGCATATGATATGTACAACTTTAACTAATGTTACAGGTAACCTGTGACCTTTAACTAACTTGCACATGTCACAAGTGTGAAATTACTATCATCCACCACTAAGATggattatggcacttttgcaaaTTTAGGCCCGTATTTACATCATTAGAATATTAATAATGCCTGCCATAAATTACATATGTTAACATTATTACCTGTCCTGTTGTGGAAAGCACTGGGattgtagaatttcctcatCCAAGCTGCttggaggcccaaacctacaccagttCTTCCAGTGCATTTTAAAGATGCAAAAATGCACTACCAAGGTCGGTCGCCAGGTGGCCTGTAATCGACCtcgacctttgtcttcccaagacctacctaACTACCAAATACCATCAGGTGCAACCCATTTCTCATGGGATGACGGATCTGGGAAGGGACGGAGCATTCATTTTACATGGGGTTGAGGGTCTTGAAAGGGAGGTACCATCTATTTCAAATGGGGTTGTGGTTCTAGGAAATTAaagggaccatccatttcacATGTGGAAAGGGTGCCATCCATATCATATAGACTTTAGAGGATGGGAGAGAGGGACCATGCATTCTATGTCTGGTTGTGGGGAGAGGGAACATCCCTTTCATGCTGATTTGAGGGGAGAAAGCATTTTCCTCAAAATCTGGTATgaaatataaactacgcacctggtttcaaactgtttatttgatagcagttcttaacaaaacggaggaatgcaaagtgtacgaTGTGttacaaaaaggcacaaatGATGCACAAATAGCACTAAACCTATTGATTACAAGGTTAAGTGTGTGCAAAAGACCTTTTTGCAAAGAATgtaaaacaagaagcaaatcATTTTAAAGCAAGTACAAAGGCTACGAATTGAGATGCCATCGGAGTACAGTACATGATTTGACTTCTGGTGCTTACAGTACGCCGCATAGACACAAAGTACATTCTTATCTTctaaaacaaaatagtatgacAGTAGctcgttactctccaagcaaaggttcggctctggctgttttttgacacAGTTTTTGGTGTCTCTATcgggctttctttttttgtcccgttttctttacgTTGccaagccgccgaaattctgcttgtagagtagtgGCTTGTGACTTAACTTAAAGGTAAAAATGCTAagcttagaaaaaaaatggtaagATTACCAAGTAATGCTAACTAAGCTAAAAAAAAAGCTAAGCTAAACATGCTaactaaaatgaaaaatatgctAAGCTAAAAATGCTAACTAAGCTATAAGCAGGgatttcctggttctgttagctcacAGCAactcaggctctccaaccacctgccttcctttctggccctgtgccgttatcttggttcgggactccaagatacgaCACAAGGCATATTACGTAATGGTCTAGGTTCCCGACGACCCACTGACCACCACGTAAACAGAACGGccaacagatggtagaagaatCCAAGCAATCATAAGCCAAAAGAACCAGGAAAATCCACGTTGACCCTACCTAACACATAGTAAGCTTAACTAGACATATCTAATGCTAGGGTTactgggtcacatttccaagccgggctCGAACAGGCTGTGTGagaaaacagtaaaaaaaatgcatatcaagaatatcacgagtattttttttacattatgtgtgttttgctgtcttttatagcGCTTTTTTCCGTTCCCGCAAGATTTGGAAATGTTCCCTTAAGCATAACATAGTAAATATAACATAGTACATCAAATGTATTGTATACATGATTGTTGTATAAGTGTACACTTTCAGTTTGCATTCTATAAAAGGTCATTAACAAGAACTTCATCTTCAGGATGGTGGGGGCGTGACAGGGAGTTAATTTGATTTGTGATagtcatttcagttctaggttcaacctagaaatgtacatgtaccgtctgtctacctgaagcattgCCAGCAGAGAGAATCACGATCACTTGATGGGTGGCAAGGTGTTGAGCatattttgatgacaccctgagtgACATTGCTGATGGGGGGTTACGACATATCGAAAGCAATACCTACTTTTACACACAGGGCTCCAGCCTATTTCTGCAGTATATAAACCCGATGCATAGCAGACCCAGTTTCTGTGACTATGTTGACAGCCGGGATTGCTCACGGAGTAACTGCAAAGTTCAGAGTTTCAGAGATCAgggattttcctggttctgttagctcacaactactcaggctctccaaccacctgccttcctttctgGCCCTGTGCTGTTGTcttggttcgggactccaagatacgaCACAAGGCACATTACGTAATGGTCTAGGTTCCCGACGACCCACTGAccaccacataaacagaaaggacaacagatggtagaagaatCCAAACAGTCATAAGCTAACCGAACCAGGAAAATCCCCGTTCTCAGAAATTGTGAACTTCACAATCACTCCGCAAACAATCTCAGCCATCGACACAGCCACAGAAACTGAACCAACCACACACCGGGCCTATACACTACAGAAACGGGCTGAATCCCTGTATGCAAAAGTagccaccactcacaaaatgccccaaCACCCTACCAACAACAACactcaggatgtcaacaaaacacgtcaagcaccctaccatcaaccaagagattgtgatCATCCCTGCCAACAATGCCTCAGGTACACAAAGAGAACCGTACCTTCAGATAATGCTATAGatgcaacatcacaaatcatTAACTTCCCATCACGCCTTTTTTTAGTCCCAGCCAAATTCTGTGGAAACATTTTGCACTTCGAACTGCTTCCCATGATAATAATCTGGTATGGCGTACACACGATGGCGTCTTCCTGGATGGCGTTATTGGCATTGGACGATGACCTCTCACCAGAATCAGTCCCACCATGAACATTGGTAGTTGATCCGGGCTTCTTTTAGCTAAAAGAAAGTCAAATTACAGAACGAATTAGGATAAGACAGGCAGACTAACGTCTTCTTGCTTTGTTCCAATCAAAACACTACAAAGGCATGCTTCATGTTCTGCCAGGAGTTGAAACGGTGACTAACGTCATGCAGAAGTAAGTTGAAATTATGGATACTGCAATGACTGCAACACAAAAGTGTGACCTAAACTGGCCAAACTCGGCAATCCTGACTCAAAAAAAAGTTATGTCACCGTCGGGTTGTAGTAAGTTTTACAGATTCTACTCACAGTGGTGTCATCCAGTCATTAGTCTcgtttttttgtggttgttgTCTTCAATCCGTTCAGGttctgcagcagggccagggtGTGCACACATCAGCTGCAACATTAACACAAAAGGCTCAACGAATGTCCAATGGCAAGTGGGAATATGACATACAATTCAAGAACTGGACACCTCAGTAAACAAAAATTCAAGTGCATGaccaaaatttcaaaaaaatctgTGAACCAGTGGGCATATGCATGGTTTGTGCAATTGGCAAATACAGATCAATTTTCATAATGAATCCTATTAATTATGAACTAGTGCTAAGCGGGGCCTTCTGTGAAACAATAGGCACAGGTAATGCTCACCTGGATGGTGTCACAAAGTATCCGATACTTGCTGCCTTTCATGCACGTCCAGACATTTATGTCAATGGTGC comes from Branchiostoma lanceolatum isolate klBraLanc5 chromosome 2, klBraLanc5.hap2, whole genome shotgun sequence and encodes:
- the LOC136428797 gene encoding L-gulonolactone oxidase-like, which produces MAGDADGVMTGQTGRKFTNWAKTFSCEPELFFEPTTTEEIRQILDKARRDSKHVKVCGFGHSPSDIACTTDYMISLAKYKQVLEVDEENCVVTVQSGILLKELNEEVLPKYNMAISNQGAVSEISAAGVISTGTHGTGKTFGIFATHVLEMTMMTASGEVLRLSREENRDVFLTALVSLGSLGIILTVKIQCEPAFNLHSVQFSCSLDKMLSNLDKHLDENEHFKFMWYPYTNGVVAFLSNRTKKPVQTSTSWFWDYFVGYYILEFLLWLSTFCSSLLPYINKFYYSYIYAVPSERVDRSDKVFNFECLFKQHVTEWSFPRSETANVLLTLQEWVKSHPEHKVHFPVEVRFVRSDDIYLSPCYQQDNCYINIISYRPYGKDTPKDAWWDMYESVMLKVGGKPHWAKAHKVNPERFQKLYPMFSKFCATREKLDPQGMFLNPYLERHILGMTPQMQFDVVKSHL